tgggctcaagttacaggaagccagattccggctggacatcaggaaaaacttcctgactgttagagcagtacgacaatgcaaacagttacctagggagattgtgggctctcccacactagaggccttcaagaggcagccggacaactatcttttagggatgctttaaggtggattcctccattgagtagggggatggactcaatggccttctagcccccttccaactcttctatgattatATGAGCACCCCCACCCTATCTGGGGCACACTCCCCATCCCCATTGTCATGAGGCAGGCATCTCCAGACTCAAGATCCAGCTGGTGACAGCTACCTAATGATTAATTTAATGCGTTTTTATTGTTACGTTTTCTGCTTTTATCACTTCTGTAAGCTGATTTGATAGCCCACTGCAGAGTGGGATGTAAATCTCTgtaatatagaaataaaataacatgactgttttctccttcccctctttCAGCTTCCAGCACCCTTTGAGGAGGTGGTTGTGTGTTTCACCAAAGAGGAGTGGGCTCTGCCGGATCCAGGCCGGGAGGAATCTGTACAAAGGACTCAGGATGGAGAATTACAAGCACGTTGCCTCTTGCAGTAAGGatcccttttctgttcctcttatTCCCAATACTtgtcagaaaggtctgaaagaactgggcatgtttagcctggagaagagaagattgaggggagacatgatagcactcttcaaatacttggaaggttgtcacacagaggatggccaggatctcttctcgatcctcccagagtgcaggacacggaataacgggctcaagtgacaggaagccagattccggctggacatcaggaaaaacttcctgactgttagaacagtatgacaaagaaaccagttacctagggaggttgtgggctctcccacactagaggcattcaagaggcagctggacaaacatctgtcaggtatactttagggtggattcctgcattgagctgcgggttggtctcgatggccttataggctccttccaactctactattctgtgattctgtgaaaaacttcctgacagagcagtatgacaatggaaccagtttcctatggaggttgtgggctctcccacactagaggccttcaagaggcagctggacaaccatctgtcagggatgctttaggggggattcctgcattgagcagggggttggactcgatggccttgtaggccccttccaactctactattctaggatgtGGCCAAAGAGGACCTATGTGGCTAGTAGGTCCACCTGAGCCGTTCTAGCTAAGCCTTCCTGAGCTGTTTTCTCCAGCCTCTCCCCTTTGTAGAGAAAGGAGCCCCTAACCATGGTATGGGTCCCATGGCAGGCCCATAAGTGGGAGCTGTGCTCTGGAGGTGGTGCATTGGTCTAAGTGGATGCTTCTTCCTCAGCTGGGCCTTCTCTTAAgtcagggccttctctgtggtggcaccccggttgtggaatgcccttccctttgaggcccgactggcgccaacattggCCTCGTTTCACcgccaagttaaaacacggctttttaccAAAGCCTTTGAGAGCTAAACTTGCCTCATAGCTGTACATGGGTTTAATTGCTTTAACATTTTCAACTGGCTTGTTAATAGTTTAGTACATTTTTAGTTGTGTAcgttattgttttatactgtttgaattggtTTTATCTCTACACtgtcctgagatcccagtgatatagggctcGTGTGTAATGAATCCCCCTTCCGAAATTTGCAGGTGGTGTGGCCCTGCCCTCCCTTACATCCCCTCAGTTGGCTGCTTCCGTCCCCTTCCCAACAGCCTAACCACACAGGCTCACTGATTGTCCAAGCAGAGCTGCCCATCATTCTGCTGGCAGGggactgccctgcctgtttggcacagaggaaattaattgttattaaagctcaagctttgaactttcagAATCTTCTTcacgccctccctcccccacactgcccaaacttcaatttaaaacaaaaatgagcaaaatccacccggtagatcttgagtaataaactttacactaccgtattcttatatatgGTTCGCCTTTGATGCTGATAAGGCTCCAAACCTTGATGCTTATGATCACCCAACTGTAGAGTGGGATACACAATTGtcacctaaacaacttgggaccaggatctgCCACAACACagtctctgaacaacaggcctggccgcggacactccctgctcaagccaagcaccaccacttgaggagcctgaggcgagggacaaacacccctttcctccaaactatgtggagaaaggggttaaattgagATGATTTCAATAATATaacaatgcgctgtgaattatatgcgctgatggtgatttaatgtcagagtgggtgttaaatgtatataactgcagatgataaatgccaagcagacacgtgcgatttttttttttttgtggtagttaaaacaaactcattcaaattttattttaaaagttcacaagcttcgTTTCATAATAACACATTTCAAAGAACCTTTTTAAAACCtcccatccaatcctttcactcttctcatacacgctttcctttctctcacacattcactcttggactttctttatttcagtgttgTGTATTATACACCAACTGTCTATTTGCACaccacactcaaaagacacccctctatacactgatcctcaaactctccagaactaAAGTACTctccacacacagagagctaaaacaCTAAAGTCTCAAGTACTAAAGCCTCAAAGCActactcacaatcccctcagtcattcccttatatatccctcctcatacattctaactccacccactcattctaagcaccacagacttacaaatttcagacatacattagggaactgacttgtggggtgtaacgccacaggatccctgagagagtgccttctcccctaccaacctgcctagtCATGCTCCTTGGAagggccttcagcgtggtagcccccctcctatggaattccctgcctctggaggtcagggagGCGTCaagtttgtattcctttcagcgcctcctgaaaacaacagccttttccttaatgaccagccacggttcactgtacattttgcttcttttaaaacctattttaaagtgccttattttgtttttattttacttctatcttgtacaccgctctgaaattttcaatggggagcggtatataaatattggaaataaataaatctgaaaaatcctatgcccTTCCCCACATCTAGGGGCATCCTTCACTGACACAAACAGGGAGGTTCAGAGGTATGCCATcttcagccaggttatgtttatgtagtggAGGTTGCGTTGAGAgtcatgaacatatatttttacactgccctctccacgtatcccaacggcagagatatctggaaaagatcttattaaattgtcaaggatccgcGGGGGCTGACACTCtacggaccctattatctgcggggggggggggggagagtgcttgaaaatgttgcattatttgcccattatgtaatgacctatcaaagaccgGGAGCTACGCCAcgaggcatggtggaatagtcagcagggagattagtactgtctaatatactagcaggctgaattgcacaatgtaagagtactagtttgtctggaggatgtcatgatgtttttgtatggtttgtggttgttttatgctaataaaggtacattgaattgaattgaattgaatgtCCTTGTTAACTTTTTCCCCCCATGCCTGCGCGCTTCAACAGTAGTGGACAATGTATAACGTTTAAAATTGACACCACTGAGGCTGATGCattcattgtttctttttaattctttGGGGTATCTGTACTAAAACTATTATAAGGTTTCTTTAGGTTTAAGGATCTGAGAGGTTGCCTCTTAAGAAATTTCAAATGGATTCCCAGGTTTGCTAGTGCCTTTCTGCTTTGAATTCATGttctgtttccttttttctttcagcCCAGGATATGCGGGAGAAAATAAATCTAAGAGCACATCAAGTATCCGAGGAAAGGGATGAGTGGCCAGACGCAGAGGAGAATGTTGGGAATCGAGATGGGACGGACAAGCTGGAAGAAAaccaaagaaataaagaaaagaagaattccATTTCTTCTCTGGATGGTAACCTTCTTGCAATTAGGGTCCAACAAATAATACCTGAACAAAAGACAACTAAAACATACCTTGTAGGTAGAAAAAGGGTTGTTCGTAAATTGCCTCTTGATGGTGATTCAGCCACTGACAGAGCGGAGAAACGATATAAATGCCTGGAATGTGGAAAAAGTTTCAGGCAGAGTACAGTACTTATCTcccatcaaagaatacacacaggggagaaaccttttaactgcctggagtgtgggaaagCATTTAGACAGAAGGGGGCACTTATTTcccaccaaagaattcacactggagagaaaccatttagatgcttggagtgtggaaggaGTTTTCGTCAGGTCTCATGCCTTTATTCACATCAAACAACTCACACCACAGACAAACCGTATAAATGccaggagtgtggaaagagcttcagtcaggcCTCTCTCCTGAATTCCCATCAAAGAATACATATAGATGAGAAACCATATGAGTGTCTGCAGTGTGGAAGGAGCTTCAGACATAAATCAGCTCTTActtcccatcaaagaattcacacaggggagaagccctttaaatgtcaggagtgtggaaagagcttcaaccgGAAGTATGACCTTGTTGCGCATCagcgaattcacacaggagagaaaccatttaaatgtttgaagtgtggaaagagcttccgtcTCAAGCCAAGCCTTACTAGTCATCAGAGAATTCATGCAGAAGAGAAcacatttaaatgcctggaatgTGGAGAAAGCTTTAGACAGAAGTATGCACTTGTTTCACATCAGATAATTCACACAGGgcagaaaccatttgaatgttcccagtgtggaaagagcttcattcaCAGGCAAAGCTTTACTagtcatcagagaattcacacaggagagaaaccatttaaatgtgtggactgtggaaagagcttcaggcgGAAGGATAGCCTCACTTCACATCAGaggaatcacacaggagagaaactgtTTGAATGTATGCAGTGTGGAAAGACCTTTAATCGCAGGCATAGCCTTACCAGTCATgagagaactcacacaggagagaaaccatttacatgcctgcagtgtggaaagagcttcagacaGAAGGGTGCCCTGAGAGCACATGAAGTAATTCACATTGGGGAAAAAcgatataaatgcctggagtgtggaaagaggttcaggcGGAAGTATGCCCTTAATTCCCATCAAAGCATTCACAGCGGAGACAAACCAtatcaatgcttggagtgtgggaagagatTCTGCCAGAGTAGTGCCCTTAActgccatcaaagaattcacacaggggagaaaccgtatcagtgcttggagtgtggaaagagcttcagcttgAAACCGTCTCTTCTATTACATCAAACCActcacaccggggagaaaccctttaaatgcctgaagtgcggaaagagtttcagtcggaaGGCCTACCTTACTTTACACCAAATAACTCATACCGGGAAGAAACCCTACAAATGCTCGGTGTGTGGAAAGCGTTTCAGTTTGAAGCCATCTCTTACACTGCATCAAACCACTCACACGGGGGAAAAACCGTATAAATGCACAgtgtgtggaaagcgcttcagtcgtCGGGCATACGtttctttacatcaaagaattcacacaggggagaagccctttaaatgcctggagtgtggcaaGGGGTTCAATCGAAGGGAATACCTGAtttcacatcaaagaactcacagagAGACCTCTTCGGAAGAGGAGGATTCTGATGCACCAGAAGAACCCTCTCCTACTGTAGACTTGGGGCAATTTGAGGGAAACTGTGACAGCAGTGCCTCATTGGAGGCACCCAGCAACCCTGTCCTGAGCTTAGTGGGGATTCCAGACTCTCCTTCCACCACCCACAGCCCAGCAGAACACCAATGGCAATGTATCAGGTGGGATACTCAAAGCCATGGTGGAAGCACCCACCTGACGCCCCGAAGACCCTTTCGGCCGCAGTATTCTCAGGAACAAGGAACTACTCAGGAGCAAGTGTGTAATAATCAGGAGAAAGACCCAGCTGCGACTACTCAGACACAACTGGATTTGGATCATCCAGAACCTGTGCTTCCCCAGACTTTTTCTTGGTTAACAGCTCCCACAGAGCCTTCTGATTCTTAATTGTGTGAGGGAGACAATATTGGGAATGTAAAAGGAGCATGAGGCAGAGCACGCCTCTTACTCTACCTCAAAGAAGCCTCACAGTCCAAATGATTTAAATGCCTCAGCTTAAATGCCATGGGgtgattaaataataaaataatcgtTGTAAGGGAGAGTCAGGAGACGTTCCAACGTTATGAGGTCTGTTCTCATAAAACAAGACTTCCCCATTGTGAACCAGAGAATTCACATTGGGAAAAGCCCCAGAAATGTTCTGGTTGTAGTAAGATCTTCTGCAACAAATGTTATACATGTATAAACTGTGAAACATGCTTTAGCGAGTAGAAATTGTACTTCAAATAAAATAGTCCGCGTGAAAGAGAAATCATATAAATCCATGGAATTTaaggaagttatttattttaaatgaatatgcaACAGaacatatatagaatcatagaatagcagagttggaaagggcctacaaggccatccctgctcaatgcaggaattcaccctaaagcatccctgacagatggctgtccagctgcctcttgaaggcctctagggtgggagagcccacaaactccctaggtaactgattccattgttgtactgctctaacagtcaggaagtttttcctgatgtccagctggtatctggcttcctttaacttgagcccattattccatgtcctgcactctgggaggatcgagaagagatcctggccctcctctgtgtgacaaccttttaagtatttgaagagtgctatcatgtgttccctcagtcttctcttctccaggctcaacatgcccagttctttcagtctctcttcatagggctttgtttctagacccctgatcatcctggttgccctcctctgaacacgctccagcttgtctgcgtccttcttgaattgtggaacccagaactagacacaatactctagatgaggcctaaccagggccgaatagagaggaaccagtacctcacgtgatttggaagctatacttctattaatgcagcccaaaatagcatttgcctttcttgcagccatattgcactgttggctcatattcctcTTCGAAAGAAAATGTAATACCAGAACCTGAAAAGAAAAATTAAGGTTTCCACTACTAGGAATTAATTTGAACCTAACTCCAAGGTCTAGTTCATAtgtaacgctaagccatggtttggttgTTTGCTCGCCAACCTACATTATTCCCAACAGACGATAAGTGGTGTGGCGGCTAGGCATGGCTTCTTTCCATGTCAGTCCCTTTCAGTTCTCCAGCCCACTCTGTGCATGAATCCCAGTGTCCTTTGTATGGCAACCCATCTTGTCTTCTCTTACGTGAGGGAGAATAATTTGAAATGCTCCTCATGTTGTGAAGGCTGTTTTCATAAAATAGGCTGTAAcagacatcagagaattcacttTGGAGAAAGCCCAAGGAAGAGTCTGCTGGTTCTTGTGAGATCTTTTACAATAGATCAAAAGTTATATGTCTGAGTGTTCGTGGTTATGTGTCAtgtggaacattctttagtgagTAGAAATTGTACTTCAAGTGAAGTAATctgc
This window of the Elgaria multicarinata webbii isolate HBS135686 ecotype San Diego chromosome 3, rElgMul1.1.pri, whole genome shotgun sequence genome carries:
- the LOC134396326 gene encoding zinc finger protein 665-like, whose protein sequence is MENYKHVASCTQDMREKINLRAHQVSEERDEWPDAEENVGNRDGTDKLEENQRNKEKKNSISSLDGNLLAIRVQQIIPEQKTTKTYLVGRKRVVRKLPLDGDSATDRAEKRYKCLECGKSFRQSTVLISHQRIHTGEKPFNCLECGKAFRQKGALISHQRIHTGEKPFRCLECGRSFRQVSCLYSHQTTHTTDKPYKCQECGKSFSQASLLNSHQRIHIDEKPYECLQCGRSFRHKSALTSHQRIHTGEKPFKCQECGKSFNRKYDLVAHQRIHTGEKPFKCLKCGKSFRLKPSLTSHQRIHAEENTFKCLECGESFRQKYALVSHQIIHTGQKPFECSQCGKSFIHRQSFTSHQRIHTGEKPFKCVDCGKSFRRKDSLTSHQRNHTGEKLFECMQCGKTFNRRHSLTSHERTHTGEKPFTCLQCGKSFRQKGALRAHEVIHIGEKRYKCLECGKRFRRKYALNSHQSIHSGDKPYQCLECGKRFCQSSALNCHQRIHTGEKPYQCLECGKSFSLKPSLLLHQTTHTGEKPFKCLKCGKSFSRKAYLTLHQITHTGKKPYKCSVCGKRFSLKPSLTLHQTTHTGEKPYKCTVCGKRFSRRAYVSLHQRIHTGEKPFKCLECGKGFNRREYLISHQRTHRETSSEEEDSDAPEEPSPTVDLGQFEGNCDSSASLEAPSNPVLSLVGIPDSPSTTHSPAEHQWQCIRWDTQSHGGSTHLTPRRPFRPQYSQEQGTTQEQVCNNQEKDPAATTQTQLDLDHPEPVLPQTFSWLTAPTEPSDS